The following coding sequences lie in one Eremothecium sinecaudum strain ATCC 58844 chromosome IV, complete sequence genomic window:
- the MSO1 gene encoding Mso1p (Syntenic homolog of Ashbya gossypii ABR115C; Syntenic homolog of Saccharomyces cerevisiae YNR049C (MSO1)): MSNQGTDIWNKFKSSTKSLSTSFSNLSVKTEKDGDTPESTLIHKALVKHYRKKEPFEGFPEWLGHTEEIPDRQTPINSARISSPGQSSRSGESSVRSTAGMAFQKIYSSVQSAKTSGEYTSSRNFYQQESHLSDQYGDSGSAGSTFRLQREYAPGSGRLNSDGSASTGSQRGAVRSHSHRMLAHMRSNISRRETFDL; the protein is encoded by the coding sequence ATGTCGAACCAGGGAACTGATATATGGAATAAGTTCAAGTCATCTACCAAATCACTCTCAACATCCTTTTCTAATCTATCGGTTAAAACCGAGAAGGATGGAGATACACCCGAGTCAACATTAATTCACAAAGCATTAGTTAAACACTATAGAAAAAAGGAGCCATTTGAGGGCTTTCCAGAATGGTTAGGACATACAGAAGAGATCCCTGATAGACAAACACCCATAAATAGTGCACGAATTTCAAGCCCAGGCCAGTCTTCGCGGAGTGGGGAAAGTTCAGTCAGAAGCACTGCTGGGATGGCTTTCCAAAAAATATACTCTTCGGTTCAATCAGCGAAGACTAGCGGTGAGTATACTTCCTCCAGGAACTTTTACCAACAAGAATCACACCTCTCTGACCAATACGGTGATTCCGGTAGTGCGGGTTCCACCTTTAGATTGCAACGCGAATATGCTCCCGGCTCTGGCCGACTTAATTCAGATGGGAGTGCTTCAACGGGGTCTCAGCGGGGAGCGGTTCGCTCCCATTCCCATAGAATGCTGGCACATATGAGATCAAACATTTCTAGGCGAGAAACTTTTGACCTTTGA
- a CDS encoding CDC50/LEM3 family protein (Syntenic homolog of Ashbya gossypii ADR170C; Syntenic homolog of Saccharomyces cerevisiae YCR094W (CDC50) and YNR048W), which produces MLPRNTARASSADTDSINGIQKSKRPPNTAFRQQRLKAWQPILSPQSILPLLVVLSAVFAPIGIGLILSSNNVQDIVVNYSECDRIASDEFSAIPSKWLSYHFKGRTEDTPKWRHTTDDLGNSICQISFTVPETISGPVYVYYKLTNFYQNHRKYVQSYDLRQLTGEAVRREDLSASCKPLSERDDKVIYPCGLIANSMFNDTFSQRLQGQGETPDYELSNKEISWKRDRGRYKKTTYNVSDIVPPPSWTSRYPDGYTDSNLPDLSTWEEFQVWMRTAGLPTFYKLALKNDQDHLQSGTYNFDIGMNYPVNIFGGTKSLVITTNNIVGTRNLSLGIAYLLVAGISLFFGFIFLAKLIIQPRKLGDHAYLNFDKHQEPSTEPPINNQLREML; this is translated from the coding sequence ATGTTGCCCAGAAATACTGCTAGAGCTAGTTCTGCAGATACGGATTCAATAAATGGTATACAGAAGTCAAAACGTCCCCCAAATACTGCTTTTAGGCAGCAGAGGTTAAAAGCATGGCAACCTATACTATCACCTCAGAGTATCTTGCCACTACTGGTTGTTCTAAGTGCGGTATTTGCTCCAATAGGAATTGGATTGATACTAAGTTCAAATAATGTTCAGGATATTGTAGTTAACTATAGTGAATGTGACAGGATAGCGAGCGACGAGTTCTCAGCCATACCATCGAAATGGCTGAGTTACCACTTTAAGGGCAGAACAGAAGATACTCCAAAATGGCGCCATACCACAGATGATTTAGGCAATTCTATATGCCAGATTTCGTTTACTGTACCTGAAACCATTTCTGGTCCTGTATATGTTTACTACAAACTAACGAACTTTTACCAAAACCACCGGAAATACGTCCAGTCCTATGATCTGCGCCAGCTGACTGGTGAAGCAGTGCGTCGAGAAGATCTATCGGCGAGCTGCAAGCCCCTATCTGAGCGCGACGACAAGGTTATATACCCCTGTGGGCTCATCGCAAATTCGATGTTTAACGACACTTTCAGCCAGCGCCTCCAGGGACAGGGTGAAACACCCGACTACGAGCTCTCCAATAAGGAAATTTCATGGAAAAGAGACCGCGGTCGCTACAAGAAAACAACTTACAATGTCTCAGATATAGTCCCCCCACCAAGCTGGACCAGTCGCTACCCAGATGGCTATACCGATTCTAACCTTCCAGACCTCTCAACCTGGGAGGAGTTTCAGGTGTGGATGCGCACGGCAGGTCTCCCCACCTTCTACAAACTGGCCCTGAAGAATGACCAAGATCATCTCCAATCCGGCACATACAATTTCGACATCGGCATGAACTACCCTGTGAACATCTTCGGAGGAACAAAATCGCTTGTAATCACGACAAATAACATAGTGGGCACGCGTAACTTGTCACTGGGTATCGCCTACCTCCTAGTAGCTGGCATATCGCTCTTTTTCGGCTTCATTTTCTTGGCCAAGCTCATTATTCAGCCACGAAAACTCGGTGACCATGCTTACCTCAATTTCGACAAACACCAAGAACCTTCAACAGAGCCACCAATAAATAATCAGCTCCGGGAGATGCTGTAG
- the CDC39 gene encoding CCR4-NOT core subunit CDC39 (Syntenic homolog of Ashbya gossypii ABR112C; Syntenic homolog of Saccharomyces cerevisiae YCR093W (CDC39)): MLNPHLDSEEEKRAAQSIIAQISVYIALLNDSNYQELKNHINLILTKSSPLVYIKYLKKLLTLTSQYIKGNKQLDLNIPTHRLLYSEFQSLVDKSSETTELLRSYIFEESFLSQLYLSKEELLGILDPVKDKAVLERLEPQEYISKLKEIRQLQMNTTHILQQFILKESPQMMEENLSSLLKSLEGESLNDFVALILSEILSPGSQELQSPTNSWFTPINVHEATQRGMQVNNALSKVPPSAIDWNRVFNLVSTKYFLNKAIAPTLASLSSTFSILNKGPLIDQFFTCDWNLHFKLNLAILLHQWSPQQGCIDLLQVQDMKKVSNVIPNSKNSLLYLLSVAKLDIELFLLREEFGSSPMFQLFHDCFFDDYNLVPEYLALTLVSESKHFSLMVEKKAIIGELLVTFAVQVFEKSLMVFNELVNKISITKIIEVGRIIINKESLPLANFVQILYEEKKLEDFIKAIPFKEALKVTPSARKVGWTGFEDFVKSKTTPESINAMIDFLELQSTMDDHNTPYRSSRVYDLPALYFMVTLLDSHSLPKDTRIRLNDVQYKLLNTFPRLINFGHGHDQAILANGDLVPIPTDVEKEMQTYLQKMYNKEMQIKDIVDILRNLRDSDSPRDQDTFACITHAVIAETKFFKEYPLEALATTSVLFGSMILFDLLRGFVLDVAFKIIADFAKEGSESKMFKFSVQALYASRIRLHEFPDFCKSLIDENPSLKTQPQIFQILVESASKSKQSIGGYGSLQPAPDMITLNYFNVNEINSTVPQKNPPREVTEKVLFVLNNTTMDNFKGKIPELKALLEDKYYSWFSNYLVNQRAKTEPNYHLLYSNLLEALGSDLLHKYMLKATYKQLYLLLSTKDLSSNDKNFLRNLGSWLGHITLAVDKPIKHRNIAFRALLLDAHKNERLDVVVPFVTKVLQQASGSKVFKPPCPWTVGILSLLLELNEKANWKLSLTFEVEVLFKALGLKLTDLEASNIMDIPDVCEYLVGNLRTMTLEQQQAEQQQQLLSMQTYEQQMALLHRQQQQQQQQQQQQQQQQQQQQQQQQQQQQQQQQQQQQQQQQQQQQQQQQQQQQQQQQQQQQQQQQQQQQPQQPQQQRVMSNGLNMHSEQAPMDSEGVFNNLVGQSAFVTHPDLKLLFIMAMSKAIREILVPVVEKSSSIAVITTISIMLKDFATEVDELKLNTAAIGMVRKLAQSLAHATCIELLKENIRNHTQALTPNLVSMNMNHSPLDELNMAIDDNINSALAPIEKAAMDKVTQDIGEQLMQAIAIRRYHKERRSDQPFLALNANNYALNLPEPLGLKTTGITPQQFHIYEEFAKLNVIPEPVQPLIALHSLPNQQQGSSSQLLQQQKQIMLQQLQQNQGQFQNDVNVPQQPQPVSHQVPIQQPVNTIQSELEQNQKVLVQFMDRLVLNIKENAEKKLSDLGIDNAIKETIYQILTFIARSSQKDQLALKVSQAVVNSLFGTSESVLCREVLSLLLEKLCALSIVARKDVVWWLVYALDPRKFNVPVIRSLIEVGLIDIAELDVVLVTAIKNSMEGAVKFAMDLIRDTTLSEQPLLMRLDFVCTLEYLRLYNTEETKECFKEFTNSKILPVPKNTRATRKERIWLVFTEWVKLLQRVNSDSVVANVFVKQLMDAGVINSSDKTIEFVKASLELAVSSFKESDPTGEVFTAVDALSKLIVKLLHLQDFRDSNRVHYLNLIFSTVTLVLAKDHEVNYLSFNERPYFRFFSSLLCEWQTLRGHNFVKVKNDTSRRELLEFDSEFYNILASYLHSYQLIAFPGFAFAWITLISHRMFLPAILRLPNNAGWHNAVLLLSDLLKFLSQYIKKEDTSDAVSVVYKGTLRIFLAIANDVPEFLVENHYELINHLPASCIQLRNIILSAFPKKMLVTDPYRADLNMKELEACETPPKVFYDPVQDLKTLKKPVDGYLRIPSSSLIRTISTGIYRSEYEKESGIGYDMNSIDIRLVNAIVLHVGIEAAQERQKTSFNAVFSTKSSYYNLLSGLINEGSVEVKFHIIQAMVNQLRYPNAHTHWFNFALNNMFVSDQWGDSILEVQEIITRALLERMITSKPHCWGVVVTFVGLLRNTDIQFLELPFIKETPEMRLIFQNLSKYLVNPSIDTNTTVQDSPLTQKT, from the coding sequence ATGCTAAATCCGCACTTGGattcagaagaagaaaaaaGAGCTGCACAGTCAATTATTGCACAGATTAGCGTTTACATCGCATTATTGAACGACTCTAACTATCAAGAGTTAAAAAACCACATTAATTTAATATTAACCAAGTCTTCTCCGCTTGTTTATATcaaatatttgaaaaagtTATTGACATTAACTTCACAGTACATTAAGGGGAACAAGCAGCTTGATCTGAACATTCCCACACACAGGCTTTTATACAGCGAGTTTCAGAGTCTTGTAGACAAGAGCTCGGAGACAACAGAGTTATTGAGGTCTTATATATTTGAGGAATCATTTTTAAGTCAGTTATACCTATCTAAGGAAGAACTACTAGGTATTTTAGACCCTGTTAAGGATAAAGCGGTACTTGAAAGGCTAGAACCGCAAGAATATATTTCGAAGTTAAAAGAGATCAGACAGTTACAAATGAATACCACTCACATTCTACAGCAGTTTATCTTAAAAGAGTCTCCACAAATGATGGAGGAGAATCTATCCAGTTTATTGAAGTCGCTTGAAGGAGAAAGTTTGAATGACTTTGTTGCGTTAATTTTGTCGGAGATATTATCTCCAGGATCGCAAGAACTTCAGTCTCCAACAAATAGTTGGTTTACACCCATTAATGTTCATGAGGCCACACAAAGAGGTATGCAAGTCAATAATGCACTTTCGAAGGTGCCCCCTTCTGCAATAGATTGGAATCGGGTCTTCAATTTGGTATCTACAAAATATTTTCTGAACAAAGCGATTGCCCCAACTTTGGCCTCCCTAAGTTCAACATTTAGTATTTTGAATAAGGGTCCCCTGATAGATCAGTTTTTCACCTGCGATTGGAATTTGCATTTTAAGCTTAACTTGGCGATTTTGTTACATCAATGGAGTCCGCAGCAAGGGTGCATTGATTTGTTACAAGTCCAAGATATGAAAAAAGTTTCTAATGTAATTCCCAACTCCAAGAATTCTTTGCTGTACCTATTGTCGGTCGCAAAGTTGGATATTGAACTCTTTTTATTAAGGGAAGAATTTGGTTCCAGCCCAATGTTCCAGCTGTTCCATGACTGCTTTTTTGATGACTATAATTTAGTTCCAGAATACCTAGCACTAACGCTAGTTTCTGAAAGCAAGCATTTCAGTTTAATGGTTGAAAAGAAGGCAATAATAGGGGAACTTTTGGTAACATTTGCGGTTCaagtttttgaaaagtCATTAATGGTATTTAATGAACTCGTGAACAAAATTTCAATTACTAAGATAATCGAAGTTGGTAGGATAATAATTAACAAGGAGTCATTACCGTTGGCAAACTTTGTACAAATTCTCTAtgaagaaaaaaaattggaAGACTTTATAAAAGCTATACCATTTAAGGAAGCTTTGAAAGTTACCCCTAGTGCGAGGAAGGTCGGCTGGACAGGGTTTGAAGATTTTGTTAAATCTAAAACTACCCCGGAATCAATTAATGCAATGATAGATTTCCTCGAACTGCAATCAACTATGGATGATCATAATACCCCATACAGGTCGTCCAGGGTGTACGACTTACCAGCTTTGTACTTTATGGTCACATTATTAGACAGTCACTCCTTACCGAAGGATACCAGAATTCGTTTGAATGATGTACAATACAAGCTTCTAAACACTTTCCCGAGATTAATAAACTTTGGTCATGGCCATGACCAGGCTATTTTGGCAAACGGCGATTTAGTACCGATTCCAACCGATGTGGAAAAGGAGATGCAAACTTATTTACAAAAAATGTACAACAAGGAGATGCAAATTAAGGATATCGTAGACATTCTCAGAAACTTGAGGGACAGTGACAGTCCACGAGATCAAGATACGTTTGCTTGTATAACCCATGCTGTTATTGCAGAAACCAAATTTTTTAAGGAGTATCCGTTGGAAGCTCTAGCAACTACCTCTGTTTTATTTGGATCTATGATTTTGTTCGATTTATTACGTGGTTTTGTTTTAGATGTTGCCTTTAAAATCATTGCTGATTTCGCAAAAGAGGGCTCCGAGTCTAAGATGTTCAAGTTTTCTGTACAAGCGTTGTATGCATCAAGGATCCGATTACATGAGTTTCCAGATTTCTGTAAATCTCTAATTGATGAAAATCCAAGCTTAAAGACACAACCTCAAATATTCCAAATCTTAGTGGAATCTGCATCAAAGTCTAAGCAATCAATTGGTGGATATGGAAGCTTGCAACCCGCTCCAGACATGATCACACTTAACTACTTTAATGTCAACGAGATCAATTCCACTGTTCCTCAAAAGAACCCACCAAGAGAGGTAACTGAGAAGGTGTTATTTGTCTTAAATAATACCACCATGGATAACTTCAAGGGAAAGATCCCAGAATTAAAAGCACTTTTAGAGGATAAATACTACTCATGGTTTTCTAATTATTTAGTAAACCAGAGGGCCAAGACTGAGCCAAATTACCACCTGTTGTATTCCAACCTGCTGGAGGCTTTGGGATCTGATTTATTGCATAAGTATATGTTGAAGGCTACCTACAAACAGTTATACTTGCTATTGTCTACAAAGGATCTATCTTCTAATGATAAGAATTTCCTCAGGAACTTGGGTTCGTGGCTTGGTCATATCACTTTAGCCGTAGACAAACCCATCAAGCACCGCAACATTGCATTTAGGGCATTATTGTTGGATGCCCACAAGAATGAAAGACTCGATGTGGTGGTCCCGTTTGTCACTAAGGTTCTTCAACAGGCATCCGGTTCTAAGGTATTCAAGCCTCCTTGTCCATGGACTGTCGGTATTTTAAGCTTGCTTTTAGAATTAAATGAGAAAGCAAACTGGAAGTTAAGTTTGACTTTTGAAGTGGAAGTACTATTTAAAGCCTTAGGGTTAAAGTTAACGGATCTAGAGGCCAGTAACATTATGGACATCCCAGATGTATGTGAATATTTAGTTGGAAACTTACGAACGATGACCTTGGAACAGCAGCAAGCTGagcaacaacagcagctgCTTTCTATGCAAACCTACGAGCAACAGATGGCATTGTTGCACAgacagcagcagcagcagcaacaacaacagcaacaacagcaacaacagcagcaacaacaacaacaacaacaacagcaacagcagcagcaacaacaacaacagcagcaacagcagcagcagcaacaacagcaacaacaacaacaacaacaacaacaacagcaacagcagcagcaacaacaacaacagcagcaacaacagcaacagcagccTCAACAACCTCAGCAACAACGTGTTATGTCTAATGGACTAAACATGCATAGTGAACAAGCCCCAATGGACAGCGAGGGAGTGTTCAATAACTTGGTTGGTCAGTCCGCCTTTGTCACTCATCCAGATTTGAAATTACTTTTCATAATGGCAATGTCAAAGGCTATTCGTGAGATACTTGTTCCAGTTGTTGAGAAGTCTTCTAGTATAGCAGTTATAACTACTATTAGCATCATGTTGAAGGATTTCGCGACCGAAGTTGACGAATTAAAGCTAAATACTGCTGCTATTGGAATGGTCAGGAAATTGGCTCAGAGTCTTGCACATGCAACCTGCATTGAGTTACTAAAGGAAAACATTCGTAACCATACACAAGCTCTTACCCCCAATCTTGTTAGCATGAATATGAATCATTCCCCATTAGACGAATTGAATATGGCTATTGatgataatattaatagCGCCTTAGCTCCTATCGAAAAGGCGGCCATGGACAAAGTAACACAGGATATAGGTGAACAACTAATGCAAGCTATTGCAATCCGTCGTTACCACAAGGAGAGAAGATCAGATCAGCCGTTCTTGGCATTGAATGCTAACAATTATGCGTTAAATTTGCCTGAGCCATTAGGTTTAAAAACTACTGGTATTACTCCACAGCAATTTCATATCTATGAAGAATTTGCTAAACTAAATGTTATACCTGAACCAGTTCAACCTTTAATTGCTTTGCACTCATTGCCTAACCAACAGCAGGGTAGCAGCAGTCAATTGTTGCAACAACAGAAACAGATCATGCTTCAACAATTGCAACAAAATCAAGGTCAATTCCAAAACGATGTTAATGTTCCGCAACAACCGCAACCGGTCTCACATCAAGTTCCAATCCAGCAGCCTGTTAACACTATTCAAAGCGAATTAGAACAAAACCAAAAGGTATTGGTCCAATTCATGGATAGATTGGTGCTGAATATTAAAGAGAATGCTGAAAAGAAGCTTTCGGACCTAGGAATAGATAATGCGATCAAGGAGACGATATATCAGATTTTAACTTTTATTGCCAGGAGTTCCCAAAAAGATCAACTAGCCTTAAAGGTCTCGCAAGCTGTTGTAAATAGTTTGTTTGGCACAAGCGAAAGTGTATTATGCAGGGAAGTTCTCTCATTATTACTTGAGAAATTATGTGCGTTGTCCATAGTTGCAAGAAAGGACGTTGTTTGGTGGCTGGTATACGCATTAGATCCAAGGAAGTTCAATGTTCCTGTTATTCGCTCTTTAATTGAAGTCGGTTTAATTGATATCGCTGAGCTTGATGTTGTCTTGGTGACAGCGATAAAGAATTCCATGGAAGGAGCTGTTAAATTTGCTATGGATTTGATTAGGGACACCACGCTTTCAGAGCAGCCGCTACTAATGCGTTTGGACTTTGTTTGCACACTTGAATATCTAAGACTCTACAATACAGAGGAAACCAAGGAGTGTTTCAAGGAATTCACAAATTCCAAGATTTTGCCTGTTCCAAAGAATACCAGAGCCACTCGAAAGGAAAGAATCTGGTTAGTATTTACTGAATGGGTTAAGCTTCTGCAGCGAGTCAACAGTGATAGTGTGGTTGCCAATGTATTTGTCAAGCAGCTAATGGATGCTGGAGTAATTAATTCCAGTGACAAAACAATTGAATTTGTTAAAGCTTCTCTCGAATTGGCGGTTAGTTCCTTCAAGGAAAGTGATCCTACCGGAGAGGTATTTACTGCTGTTGACGCGTTGAGTAAATTGATTGTGAAGTTATTACACTTACAAGATTTCCGTGATAGCAACAGAGTACACTACCTAAACTTGATTTTTTCTACTGTTACATTAGTACTTGCTAAAGATCATGAAGTGAACTACCTATCCTTTAATGAGAGACCATACTTCAGGTTTTTCTCTAGTCTGTTATGCGAATGGCAGACCTTACGTGGCCATAACTTTGTCAAGGTGAAGAACGACACATCAAGGCGCGAGCTACTTGAGTTTGATAGTGAGTTTTACAACATCCTTGCTTCCTATTTGCATAGCTATCAATTGATTGCATTCCCAGGTTTTGCATTTGCGTGGATCACATTAATTTCACACAGAATGTTCTTACCCGCAATCTTAAGACTACCCAACAATGCCGGCTGGCACAACGCTGtgttattattatctgATTTATTGAAGTTCTTATCACAGTACATCAAAAAGGAAGATACCTCTGATGCTGTTTCCGTTGTTTACAAGGGAACTCTCCGTATCTTCCTTGCGATTGCTAACGATGTCCCCGAGTTTTTGGTCGAAAATCACTACGAGTTGATCAACCACTTGCCAGCTTCATGTATCCAACTGCGCAATATTATTTTATCTGCGTTCCCTAAGAAAATGTTGGTTACAGACCCCTACCGCGCTGACCTCAATATGAAAGAACTTGAAGCCTGTGAGACACCTCCAAAGGTCTTCTACGACCCTGTGCAAGATTTGAAAACATTGAAGAAGCCTGTAGACGGTTATTTGAGAATACCCTCCTCTTCGTTGATAAGAACAATTTCCACTGGGATATACAGATCTGAGTACGAGAAGGAATCAGGTATTGGTTATGACATGAACTCCATAGATATAAGGCTCGTAAACGCTATCGTTCTGCATGTCGGTATAGAGGCCGCCCAAGAAAGACAAAAAACAAGCTTCAACGCGGTCTTCAGCACCAAGTCCTCCTACTACAACTTATTATCTGGCTTAATTAACGAAGGCTCCGTAGAAGTGAAATTCCACATAATACAGGCCATGGTCAATCAACTGCGTTACCCTAACGCCCACACACACTGGTTCAATTTCGCATTGAATAACATGTTTGTTTCTGATCAATGGGGTGACAGCATCCTGGAGGTACAGGAAATAATAACTAGAGCTCTACTAGAAAGAATGATTACAAGTAAACCTCACTGTTGGGGTGTTGTTGTTACCTTCGTGGGTTTATTAAGAAATACAGATATCCAATTTTTAGAGCTGCCATTTATCAAAGAGACGCCAGAAATGCGACTTATTTTCCAAAACCTCTCTAAGTATCTGGTCAATCCAAGTATAGACACTAATACTACTGTCCAAGATTCACCCTTGACGCAAAAAACCTGA
- the UBC1 gene encoding E2 ubiquitin-conjugating protein UBC1 (Syntenic homolog of Ashbya gossypii ADR169C; Non-syntenic homolog of Saccharomyces cerevisiae YDR177W (UBC1)) codes for MSRAKRLMKEIESVKDDPDANVSLNFVNESDIHHLKGSFLGPPGTPYDGGKFIVDIQVPLEYPFKPPKMQFDTKVYHPNISSVTGAICLDILKNSWSPVLTLKTSLISLQALLQSPEPNDPQDAEVAKHFISDRESFDRTAAVWTRTYACGEGSNDEEAQLYGIDKSLVDNLMNQGFEKDKIVEVLRRLGIKSMDAGDNEKANIILEELLK; via the coding sequence ATGTCGAGAGCTAAGAGACTAATGAAGGAAATCGAGTCGGTTAAGGATGACCCTGACGCCAATGTCTCATTAAATTTTGTTAATGAATCAGATATTCATCACTTAAAAGGATCGTTTTTAGGACCACCTGGAACCCCTTACGATGGTGGGAAATTTATTGTTGATATCCAAGTCCCATTGGAATACCCATTTAAACCACCTAAGATGCAATTTGATACTAAGGTTTATCATCCAAATATTTCTTCTGTGACAGGAGCTATATGCTtagatattttaaagaattCATGGTCTCCGGTTCTTACATTGAAGACATCGTTAATTTCACTCCAAGCTTTACTACAGTCCCCTGAACCAAATGACCCGCAAGACGCTGAAGTAGCAAAACACTTTATTAGTGACAGGGAGTCTTTCGATAGGACTGCTGCTGTATGGACTCGGACTTACGCATGCGGGGAGGGTAGCAATGACGAGGAAGCGCAACTTTACGGTATTGATAAGAGCTTGGTCGATAATTTGATGAACCAGGGATTTGAAAAAGATAAAATTGTTGAGGTTCTTAGAAGATTAGGGATTAAATCCATGGATGCAGGTGATAATGAGAAGGCCAACATCATTCTAGAAGAATTATTGAAGTAA